One window of Pantanalinema sp. genomic DNA carries:
- a CDS encoding TlpA disulfide reductase family protein, giving the protein MAKFKALLPIALGLVALGAIVAPRFIPTGESPAVAAQAKAADFALPRSGDGKTVRLSDFKGKVRLVNFWATWCPPCRAEIPHFVEMYDELKGKGVEIIGISLDREGDKVVAPFVKEHKMNYPVLIGNDEVSNAYGGIRGIPTTFVVDREGRIVKKYVGLPAQTEEGIKDAFMKDIKPLL; this is encoded by the coding sequence ATGGCGAAGTTCAAAGCGCTGCTCCCGATCGCCCTCGGCCTGGTCGCGCTCGGCGCGATCGTCGCCCCCCGCTTCATCCCAACAGGCGAGTCGCCTGCCGTCGCCGCCCAGGCGAAGGCCGCCGACTTCGCGCTGCCCCGCTCGGGCGACGGCAAGACCGTGCGCCTGTCCGACTTCAAGGGCAAGGTCCGCCTCGTGAACTTCTGGGCCACATGGTGCCCCCCCTGCCGCGCCGAGATCCCGCACTTCGTCGAAATGTACGACGAGCTGAAGGGCAAGGGCGTCGAGATCATCGGCATCTCGCTCGATCGCGAGGGTGACAAGGTCGTGGCGCCGTTCGTCAAGGAACACAAGATGAACTACCCCGTCCTGATCGGCAACGACGAGGTGTCGAACGCCTACGGCGGGATCCGGGGCATCCCCACCACCTTCGTCGTGGACCGCGAGGGCCGCATCGTGAAGAAGTACGTCGGCCTGCCCGCCCAGACCGAGGAGGGCATCAAGGACGCCTTCATGAAGGACATCAAGCCCCTGCTCTAA